The following proteins are encoded in a genomic region of Dyadobacter sp. UC 10:
- a CDS encoding RNA polymerase sigma-70 factor has translation MKRLKYIPKADPADSAFPISRKEFEAVYRENWRELYDFAVAKTHDKDVAEEIVQALFVNIWEKRDQLLISNLRSYLFVSVRNRIIDHYKERIFSDLNSASDTTAPDYPLFLDELEAAISEAMSQLPEKTRDIFLLNRFEGKSASEIADKLHLPPRTVEYHITQALRKLRESLRKSITMLLIFINIIF, from the coding sequence ATGAAACGGTTAAAATACATTCCAAAAGCTGACCCTGCCGATTCTGCCTTTCCAATCAGCAGAAAAGAGTTCGAGGCGGTTTACCGGGAGAACTGGCGTGAGCTGTACGATTTTGCTGTTGCCAAAACCCACGACAAGGACGTAGCGGAAGAAATCGTGCAGGCGCTTTTTGTGAATATTTGGGAAAAACGGGACCAGCTCCTCATTTCCAATCTGAGAAGCTATCTGTTCGTTTCGGTCCGCAACAGGATCATCGACCACTATAAAGAGCGGATCTTCTCCGACCTCAACTCCGCGTCCGACACCACCGCACCGGACTACCCTCTTTTTCTGGACGAACTCGAAGCTGCGATCAGCGAAGCAATGAGCCAGCTTCCGGAAAAGACCCGGGATATCTTTCTGCTCAACCGTTTTGAAGGAAAATCAGCATCCGAGATTGCCGACAAACTGCACCTCCCCCCGCGCACGGTCGAGTACCACATTACCCAGGCGCTGCGTAAATTGAGGGAAAGCCTGCGTAAGAGCATCACCATGCTTCTGATTTTTATAAATATCATATTTTAA
- a CDS encoding DUF6055 domain-containing protein: MKCYRSFTILFKFLCYLLVLRSPVVSAQQSATGEKSLYLPGKVMRVPDGNDYHSNESEFSYQRMVQSPNIAIFWHREFGADPAKNADSAKRFDVNEALKECERFYGYYVNELKLVQKGNSLTDRYKMILYVIGGDEQTAFGGGVENKIGILWTPAVRMSKAPYGALAHELGHAFQYMSRSDSKAGPRGPIMEMSAQYMLWQVYPEWMTFENYHLKSYLKKTHYAFLHPQNMYHSPYVLEYWSEKHGKTFFGELCRSTQEGEDPVMTYKRLTGVSQEKFNDEMFEAAGRFMTWDLKRVAKEAARYANQHSTRLNPAKGGWWKVDSANCPQNYGYNGIALTVPASVKMVTPEFEGIAGAKGYSDYKSGHAGWRYGFVAFQKDGTRVYGKMSREAKGKLKFKVPADTQNLWLVVSGAPTEHWVVPFGRQKTVAPEEQWPYQIRLSGTSIAQTE, from the coding sequence ATGAAATGCTACCGTTCGTTCACCATTTTATTCAAATTCCTTTGTTACCTGCTCGTTTTGCGCAGTCCGGTCGTCAGCGCGCAGCAGAGTGCAACCGGTGAAAAATCGCTTTACCTGCCTGGCAAAGTAATGCGTGTCCCCGATGGCAATGATTACCATAGCAATGAAAGCGAATTCAGTTACCAGCGCATGGTGCAGTCGCCCAATATCGCCATTTTCTGGCACAGGGAATTCGGTGCTGACCCTGCAAAAAATGCCGATTCAGCGAAAAGGTTTGATGTCAACGAGGCCCTGAAAGAGTGCGAGCGGTTTTATGGTTACTATGTTAACGAGCTTAAACTGGTGCAGAAAGGTAACTCGCTGACAGACAGATATAAAATGATTCTGTACGTGATCGGCGGGGACGAGCAGACTGCATTTGGCGGCGGTGTTGAAAATAAGATCGGTATACTGTGGACTCCGGCCGTAAGGATGTCAAAAGCACCTTACGGGGCGCTGGCGCATGAGCTTGGCCACGCATTTCAATATATGTCCCGGTCAGACAGCAAGGCAGGCCCGCGCGGACCGATTATGGAAATGTCGGCGCAATACATGTTATGGCAGGTTTATCCTGAATGGATGACATTTGAGAACTACCATTTAAAAAGTTACCTCAAAAAAACGCATTACGCATTCCTGCATCCGCAGAATATGTACCATTCGCCTTATGTGCTCGAATATTGGTCTGAAAAGCATGGAAAGACGTTTTTCGGGGAATTATGCCGGTCGACGCAGGAAGGGGAAGATCCGGTAATGACCTATAAAAGGCTGACAGGCGTGAGTCAGGAGAAATTCAATGACGAAATGTTTGAGGCAGCAGGCAGGTTTATGACCTGGGATTTGAAAAGGGTTGCAAAAGAGGCCGCCCGATATGCCAACCAGCATTCGACCAGGCTTAATCCTGCGAAGGGAGGCTGGTGGAAGGTGGATTCAGCAAATTGCCCGCAAAATTATGGCTACAACGGAATTGCATTGACTGTCCCGGCTTCGGTTAAAATGGTAACGCCTGAATTTGAGGGCATTGCGGGTGCGAAGGGGTATAGTGATTATAAATCCGGTCATGCAGGGTGGCGCTACGGCTTCGTAGCATTTCAAAAGGACGGTACCCGTGTTTACGGCAAAATGTCGCGCGAAGCGAAAGGGAAATTGAAGTTCAAAGTACCGGCCGATACCCAAAATTTGTGGCTGGTTGTGAGTGGCGCGCCTACCGAACACTGGGTAGTCCCGTTTGGCAGGCAAAAAACCGTCGCGCCGGAAGAACAGTGGCCGTACCAGATCCGATTGAGCGGGACTTCCATCGCCCAGACAGAATAG
- a CDS encoding FecR family protein: MSKKNFYQLLDRYRAGNCTDQESRLVEQWFAMLDEEVPERSAEENKAIEERIWHSILANEDTGAEVPAYSFPLWKWAAAAVLVLGIGLAGYQVLLKKTLPVATIEKTLPDNLITYINKSTQPETVTLPDSSVLRLSPGTKISYRAGLAGKNREVYLAGRAFFDVFHDTGRPFLVHTGEVVTKVLGTSFWVEGSNNNSAIEVSVVTGKVSVSKKTNGEADLNSKVKDGVILTANQRVKYSHETHAFETGLVANPQPVASTAKGGSAPATFVFQDTHFIDVIEKLEKSFGVEIILGNDAMRECLFTADITQEPLFTKLDLLCAAVNATYEVRGTRILISGNGCAPTQ, encoded by the coding sequence ATGAGCAAAAAAAACTTCTACCAATTACTTGATCGTTACCGCGCCGGAAATTGCACCGACCAGGAAAGCCGGCTTGTGGAGCAATGGTTTGCAATGCTCGACGAAGAAGTGCCCGAACGTAGCGCGGAAGAGAACAAGGCGATCGAAGAGCGGATCTGGCATTCGATCCTCGCCAATGAAGATACCGGGGCCGAAGTACCTGCTTATTCATTTCCGTTGTGGAAATGGGCCGCGGCGGCTGTGCTGGTTTTAGGGATAGGACTGGCCGGGTATCAGGTACTTTTGAAAAAAACTCTTCCTGTCGCCACTATTGAAAAGACACTGCCTGACAACCTGATCACTTACATTAATAAAAGTACGCAGCCCGAAACCGTCACATTGCCCGACAGTTCGGTGCTGCGATTGTCTCCGGGAACCAAAATCTCCTACCGTGCCGGCCTGGCAGGGAAGAACAGAGAGGTATACCTGGCGGGAAGGGCTTTTTTCGATGTATTCCACGATACGGGAAGGCCATTTCTAGTCCACACCGGCGAGGTGGTGACCAAGGTGCTCGGAACCAGTTTCTGGGTGGAAGGAAGCAATAACAACAGCGCCATTGAAGTGTCGGTCGTGACGGGGAAAGTTTCTGTATCGAAAAAAACGAATGGGGAAGCCGACCTGAACAGTAAGGTCAAAGATGGTGTGATCCTGACGGCCAATCAGCGCGTCAAGTACTCCCACGAAACGCATGCATTTGAAACAGGTCTGGTAGCCAACCCTCAGCCTGTGGCCAGTACGGCGAAAGGAGGATCAGCGCCGGCCACATTCGTATTCCAGGACACTCATTTCATTGATGTGATTGAAAAACTGGAAAAATCTTTCGGGGTAGAGATCATCCTCGGTAACGATGCTATGCGCGAATGCCTTTTCACTGCCGACATTACGCAGGAACCTTTATTTACCAAACTGGACCTGCTATGTGCCGCAGTGAATGCAACTTATGAAGTACGTGGAACCCGCATTCTGATCAGCGGAAACGGATGTGCGCCAACTCAATAA
- a CDS encoding 2Fe-2S iron-sulfur cluster-binding family protein: MEPGLINFTVIYREQSHEVQVPKGRYFSLMSLLSDYLHLSGFGICSGMGSCGTCEVYIRGRIVPACTIPVDDALAGSIINIDAANAR; encoded by the coding sequence ATGGAACCAGGCCTCATAAATTTTACAGTAATATACCGGGAGCAATCGCATGAAGTACAGGTTCCGAAAGGCCGGTACTTTTCATTGATGAGCCTTTTATCCGATTATCTGCACCTTTCCGGCTTCGGGATTTGTTCCGGCATGGGAAGCTGCGGGACCTGCGAAGTATACATTCGCGGACGGATCGTACCGGCCTGCACCATTCCGGTCGACGACGCGCTGGCCGGCAGTATCATCAATATTGATGCAGCGAATGCACGCTGA